The window TTAGAGGTGTTGCAATTCCTTTATGTGTGGCATTTTCCCTTCATACTTCACAAATACCCTTATTTGCCACACTTACGGGGAAATACAACACCTCTAATGCCCACACAAGATACGTGACATTTACCCAATATTGTAGTAGTGAGCAGAATTGTTGTTGTTGGGCTCTTAATGATGACCTGGTGATGTCCGAGCTATATGTGGACACATGCGGGATGTAGTGATGTCAAATAATGGTTTGGGCCTGCATACTGGATACAATGGGCAAATGTGCAATCAGAGCAATGTGACTACACTACGCCAGATAATGCAAATAATGGTTTGGGCCATCATACGACTGGCAAAATGCGTCATCTGATATAGGTCAAAACCGTTGTTAATCCAATTGTTGTTTGATCAACATGTCACACAACGGCAAAAAAGAGCTTGTCTGACCAACTTACACACAATGCTACAATAAAAACAATTGTGTGACTCTCGGCAGATATCATCGACAGCTGCCGACACATGTCGAGCTGCTTTTCAGCAGCTATCGATATATGTTGATGAATTATGCCGAGAATCACACAATAGTTTTTTGTAGAATACTGTTGTGTGATTCTCGACAGATATTATTGACAAATGCCGACACATACCGAGCTACTTCTCGTCCAATGATATCTGCTGAGAATCACACAACAGCTTTTTTAGTGAAAACCCTTGTGTGGTTTTCAACTCACACGACTGTTTCCTTTCAAGAGTTGTTGTGTGAATATCGACAGATTTCATCGACATATGTCGAGATCATTCCACATTGCAATCGACAATATCTGTCAACATTCACACAATAGTTTTCTTACTGTAAACTATTGTGTGAGGTGATATTCATACAATGGGTTTTCTCAATTTCATGGTTATTTGATTGTTAAAAAGTAGACATGATTTTTTCTAATAGACATTGTGTGAATAGATACTCACACAACGTTACATTACAGAATAATTGTTGTATAATCATTTTCATCAGACAACGTTGGATTGCCATTAATATGTTGTATGTCCTACTAATTTACCAAATAAATAATTACAACTAAAGCACATTTAAATCATCAAAATCTGACCAAAAGGATCCAAACCATTGTTTTAAATGAGACTTTAGAAGCATGCCCTATTATCCATACAAGAAATTAAAATACAAAGTTGTACATGATACACAATTTAGTTTGCATGAATCCACTTATATTAATCATCAAATGACTTGAATTGCAAAATGAAAGCTCACTTCTGCATGTTTTCCGGTCCAGCAATCCATGCTCATATAATTGATAGCTTCCTTAACCTGTGATATGACACAAAAAAATTCACTCATCAAGCCTCTTAACTAAAAGAATATTACAAGAGCATGTACAAGAATAAAACTCATTTCAAATATTGGATAAATGAATCAAATTTCGTAGCATACTCAAAAGCATAAACATTACAAGATAAATGAAGTTGGCATACTTTGTTTCTTTCTTAAGAGGAATGAGGGCATTCACAAGAGACTAGAATTTGGTCTCTTACAATGATCAAACTACAAGAGATCAGCCATAAACAGGCACAATTATAAATATGATCATATTTTAAATATTGTATAACATGTATTACATATCAAAGAAAACCATATATATAACACACACTTATCTTAATATGTGTTGAATATCCAAACAAGTAGCCTAAAGAAACCACCAGTCCAACATCCACAATGTACTACTAGTATTCAATTAAACATACCTACATACTTCAAAGCTAGCTTCTCTTGCTGCTACACATATACCTCAATCCATATCATCCAGAAAAAGTAACCTGCAAAAAAACCACAAGTCTAGCATCCTCCATAATCACTGTATTATTTAAAACACATAATTTGAAGCATGATGCTGCATATATAACTCAACTCCTATATGTACTTGCATGCTAAAAAAAAAAAAAAGGCTATCAAATAGCAATAGGTATTCAGTGAAGTATAGTAGTACGTGTAACAAAATTCACAAATTTTCGGTAACGTTTGGGTATCAATTAACTCAGTCAACCATAAATTCAACAATATTAATTTTACATCACACATCAGTATAAAAAACAACTATTGTGGCACTACGATAGGAAATTTGGCTATAGATATTAGGGTTTCTTAGGGGTTAGGGGTTAGGATATGTACAACATCATATCAAAAACAGTTGTGTGATATATTTAAAAATTATACATTCACACAACATTTCTTAGTTGATTGTTGTGGGATGAAGAACTTAAAGTAGTATTGTCAAATATAAGAGAGTGATATCATGACATGAACAGGGGCAGAGCCATTATTAGGCTCGAAGGGGTCCGAACCCCCCTTAGAATTTGAAAAGTTTGAAGTTTAGTGTGTAATTTAGTTAATTATCATTAAACATTAGGGTACAATTTTATCATTAAACTCCCTCAAGAATTTCTCATAATCAATCAATTTAAATGACAAATCAATTATATTAAGAAATGTATCTATAGATTGATTGGTCTTTATGACTTGACAATCGAAATAGGTAAGAAAGTTAATAGGAAATTAAATTACTACTAACAAAATTTACCAAACAAAATTTGTGAAGTAATAAATGAATAAATTACTACTTTTTTCCCTTGTATTTTTTAAAAAAAATTTACGAGGTAAGAGATGTATATAACAAAATTTTGCTTCCTTTGAAGATTTTCTACAAAAGTTGCTTTATTTGAAGATCTTCATTTGATCATCTTATACAAGAAAAAAAATACAAAAACTTTGAGTTAGGGAATTTTTTACTAAATTTAACATATGCTCCAGTATATATATTTGAACCCCCCCCCCCCCCCCCCCCCCCATACTTTCAAATCCTGACTCCACCACTAGACATGAATATCCCCCCCCCCATACTTCAAATCCTGACTCCACCACTAGACATGAATATACATTAGACAATCGAAACTGAAAAGTCGTTGTGTAACTGCTGAAAATACTATACTCTCACACAACAGGTTTAAGTGTTTCGTTGTTGCATCAAAACCACAAAGATATCTTTCACAAAAAATTTAGGTGTTGAGAGTGTGTAAGAGCCAATTTAAAAAGGAGAAGTGCACAGCCTGCCATGAGAGATATATCATAAAACAGATATAAAAAGTATTATGTGATAGTTTAAATTATATACTTTCACACAACATTTATTTGTTTCACTGTTGTGTAATGAAACCCAGTTATAAGTCAAACTAAAGTAGGGTTAGAAGTAAAATGGGCCTCATTTTTATCTTCATTCACACAATAAAATATTGTCCAAAGTGTTGTATCAGTTTAAGAAAAAGAAATCGCAAGACGAAAGAAGAGGTATAGTTTTCCAACCGGAAGAAGAATTGGTGCAGAGGCAGCTAAAGAGCTCTAAAGCATTGGCTTGCCCCTCGGTAGCTCTCTAGATAGCTTCTATGCCTTTCGGTTTCAAACTAAACGGAGGAGGTAACTCAAATTGGAAGAGGAGTGGAAGTAGCTCAACCAGCGCTAGAAGGAATCTTTAATTTGGAATAATCTTCGGCTAAGATTTCGTCGGGAAAAGGTCGTCGGCGATAACTTTAGCCGACAAAAAAAAGAAGACGTCGTCGGCTATAATCCCACAGTTTAGCCGACGAAAAACATGTCGTCGGTTTTTTTCCCATACTTTAGCCGACGATATTCGTCGGCTAAAGTGTGTAATAAATAATAAAAAAAATAACCATAGCCGATGAAATATAGTCTGTTTCGTCGGCTAAACCTTATAAAAAAATTAAAAAAATAACTATAGCCGACGAAAGTATTTAAATATCGTCGGCTAAAATATTTAAATATCGTCGGCTAAAGTTGCTGGTTTTTGAAAAAAAAAAACTGCAGAAACTTTCGGCCACTCCCAATCACCACCAAAATTTGACAGAATCTTCCTCTCAACATTTCGAACAACTTTTTAGAAGAAGTCGAAGCCCAATTCTAAGCCTAAACAGGTCAATTGAATCAAAATATAAAAATCCCCAATTTTAAACCCTAAAAACTTCAAACCTTCGATTCTCCTCACACACACCGAATCGAGCAACCAAATTCTAGGGGAATGTAGTCCTAATCAAACTCAACTTATCCATATATAGAACTCACCAAATGGTGACCTGAGGAAGGAGAAATTTGATCGACACCGAATCCGAACCGGCGGGAATTTTGGAGCTCGATTTATCCCTCACGGCAGCGCCACTCGATGCACCACCTGTCCAGCAATGAAGTAGAGACGACGGCGAAGCTTTTGGGACAAGTGTGGCGGTCTCCAGTGGCTTGACGGCTGAGCTAGGCCGAGAAGAACTTTTTCTGGTTTTCTGACTTCTTACAATCCACCTCCGGTAAAACTCCTATATAAAGAACTTTACCCGACGAAATTCTTTATTTTTGTCAGCTAAACACTTTTGAAAATTTTGGTTGACGGCCAAAAAATTTTGGTTGAAAATTTTGAAAGTTTTGAAATTTTTTGACAATAGCCGACGACTTTTCATATATTTTCGTCGGCTAAAGTCCTTTGAAAATTTTCGTCCAAATTTGGTTTACCGCCAAAAAAATTTTGACCTTAGCAGACGACTTTTTTAATATCTCATCGGCTAAAGTCTATAAATTCACGAAAACGCTCATATCTCCCTCTATATTACGTAGTTTGGTCAAACCTTCCACACGAAAAACTTTCATGTAGATGAGACCCAACCGCCTATATAAAAATTTTGAGACATTTACCTTCCGACGATAGGGCTCTCCACAAGGAATAATAACGGTAAATAGGGTTGACCGCTACTATCGGCACCGAGACGTTACCCGATTTACGTGCTTTTTGAACCATAGCCGTATTTCACCATTCTGAACACATCTTATTTTACGAGATTTTTGATAATTTTGCTTCCTATGTAGAGTTGGTTCACAAAGTTGTATAACCTTCTAAACAAGTTATACAACATTAGTAGACAGGTTGTGATTCCGATGACTAAAATTCACAAACCAAAATTCGACTGTCAGATATGATCATTATGACGAAAGATGTCTATGGTAAAAAATACAACTGGATCCGACAACGTTAAGGGCTCGATCGAAACGGTCAACCCTAATCCATCGTCACTTATCACACGAAAACACTCATATCTCCCTCTATATTACATAGTTGGTCAAACATTCCACATGAAAAACTCTCACGTAGATGAGACGCAACTGCCCATATAAAAATTTTGAGACATTTACCTTCCGACGATAGGGCTCCCCATAAGGAATAATAACGGTAAATAGGGTTGACCGCTACTATCGGCACCGAGACGTTACCCAGTTTACGTGATTTTTAAACCATAGCCATATTTCATCATTCTGAACACATCTTATTTCACAAGATTTTTGATAATTTTGCTTCCTATGTTGTATAACCTACTAAACAAGTCATACAACATTAGTAGACACGTCGTGATTCCGATGACTAAAATTCACAAACCAAAATTCGATCGTCAGATATGATCATTATGATGAAATATTTCTGTGGTAAAAAATTCAACTGGATTCGACAACGTTAAGGGCTCGATCGAAACAGTCAACTCTAATCGGAAATAAGAAAACTGCATTTTGAAGCCCTAAACGGACTCGGATGGCCAAAAAGGCCCATATGTCATGGCATAGCGATGAGTTTGACTCGTAGGGCCGTTCGTAGGGCCGTTACGCTTCTGGAAAGGTATCACAATAGTCAATCGGACACCGAATGCCAAATCTGCAGCATAGTAAATACCGGGTTTCGACTGTTCTACATCAGAGACGTTACCCGATTTACGTGATTTTTGAACCATAGCCGTATTTCACCGTTCTGAACACATCTTATTTCATGAGATTTTTGTTAATTTTGCTTCTATGTAGAGTTGGTTCACAAAGTTGTGTATTTGTTTAAAACCTACTAAGCAAGTTATACAACATTTTAATGTTTTTCTTTTAGCCGACGACTTTTTTCGATAATAGCCGACGAGAGTTTTTTTCGTCTACTAAAATATTTTAGCCGACGAGTAAAAACTTTGGCCGACGAAGGAAAACATTGGCTGACGAAAAAAAAATTTCGTCGGCTATTCGTCGGCTAAAGTATCGTATAGCCGACGAAAAAATTTCTTCAACCAACGAAAATTTAAATTAGCCGACGAAAAAATAATTCGTCGGCCTGGTTTTTTTATTTTCGTCGGCTAAAGCCTTTCTTCTAGTAGTGAAGAGTGCCTTCTCGATGAAGTATCGATCATTCTTCACCATGACGAGATAGCCCTAGTGTCGGCTTACCGGATGTATGCTAGAGACGGGACCCGTCATGCCTAGTGGAATGGTTTACGAGGTAGTTGCTTAAGTAACCAAAACATAGGAGAGGCCTGATGCAAAACACCCCAGCCCAAATTAAAGATCAGGAAAAGGCAGCTCCATGAGAACAGGTCTAAAAAGCACAAACGTCATCCCTAACCCGTGCAACTCTTGTGCAGTCGTGTAGGTATGCCACCATTCCGCAATGTCGTGACCCGAGCCACATAATGACGTCATTGCCACGGCTGATCCAAAGATCAACGATGCTATGCCGCGACTCAGACCCGCATAACCAAGAGCAATGCCAACATATAGATCCGGGAAACTACACCACCGCTCATGACGCAAGCCTCCCTACACAAGCAAAACCATCTTGCCAATGACGTACAAGACCTTGAAACTCCTTGAGCCTCAGCCTCCAAACCAAACCTTACGCTAGAAGCCCTTCTCTGAACTCTCTCAGCGCCTATTTTGCAGATACTCGTCTAACAACAGCCCATGAGCGAAAAAGTGAAATTCTTAACGATTTCGTGCTCTGCCGGACAAGCCAAAATTCGCAAACTCTAGATCCAAAGAAGTCAGACTTTTTTTATTCTTAAAGAAGTATTACGCCATTTTTATGGGTCAGTAGCATTAAGATAAATGCAAATATATAAGTACATGATCCTCATTAGTTTACTAATCCTTCGTAGAGTTAAGAAATCATTATATATATACACACACACCTTATAAGAGTGTTAAAAGACCTAATCATAACATCCTCGTGGTTGTACACATCAATGACCATAATATAATGAAGAAAATAAATACTAACAAAAGTAATAAGATAAAATGACAACAATAAACTAATACACATTCACACGTTCAATAAGCTCCTTCCTTTTCAAACAGAGATAGCTAGTATTAGCTGTTCAACTCTTCATCTGCCCTCATTTGCATTCTCCGTTCTCCGGTTGCTCAATGCTTTGAACCACCTCTTCCCACTCAGAATTCTCACATGCATTTCTCTGCTCTCGCAGGAAAATATAGCCCCAAATCGACTGGAGACCTTTGGAGCAGTCGGCAGCTTGCGGGACGACGACTTCTTCAGTTTACCTCCGGCTTCGGTGTGTCGTGCGGGGTAGTCTCTGACATGAGCTTCTTCATAAGATATGTACTTCTAGGAAGCCCTTCTAGTGAGGATCTTTAAGTTGAGGACTTGGTGAGGACTTTTCGGTTTATCCTACCTTTTGATCTTATATACACATCTTAACCGTTGAGTTTATAAATATTTATGAGTAGATCATTTCTCTAAATTTTCAGCTATATTAAAAATTGTTAAGGCATTCATAAGTGTGATTTATCAATTATGAACTTGAACGGTTCATATTTGACAGATTTAGTTCGTCTATTAATTTGATCTAGTTTGTTATCTTAATGAATACAAATTTTGCTGAAAATTTATAGACATGATCTGTTCATATAAACTCAAAAACTGAACGGATGAGATGTCAAAATGTGATTGAAAAATGGGTCTTTTAAACCATAAACCGAAAAGTCTTCAACTAGTTTTTAACTTAGTTCTCAACTTAAAAGTCCTCACTAAAAGGGTTTGATGTAATTTTATATAATTAATTAATTTAACAAAGAAAGCATGCTGAATGCTACCCGTTTATCTTTTGGGTAAAGGTAATTTTGAGTGCGCCAAGACCAACTAAATAACACACGATATGGGGCCAGTGCAATACATATATAATTTTGGATGTCAAGGCTTCTACGGTTCTACCTAGCTTGCTCAAATGGAAAGTGTAAAAGAAAACATGCAAACAATTTAAGGCAAGTAGGTGTTAGGCGATCTACACCGCTCCTTGTATCGGAAAGGAGGGCACCATGGAAATGTGGTTTCAGAAATCTGGTTGTGTAACTTCAACTTCGAGCAGTGAAAAAGGGGAATTTTGTGATGTATCAAAGACCCAATTCATACAGTAGCTTACCGCACACTGGTAAGAAATGGTTTAACCACTGCACGAAAGGGGTGTCCTCATTGTATTAGTACGTTTGGTGTAATGTAGACTCGCCGACGTTCAAAGCTAAAATCTACAAAATCGAACTTCAATTATATGGCTCTCTTCATTTGTTTTCTCCATCCAAATGTTGGCTTTCCTCAACGAACTGTCCCACCATCTGCATCTGCAGCTCCATTTGCATCTGTTCCTTTACCAACACCTTATTTGTATCTGAAAAGGATTTAAGGTTTAGCTTGATCAGCAATTGGAGCCACAAAGTTGAAGTGGAATCAAGGCTGACATCTATCATCTTTCACGTTCAATATCTATTCAAAAAAGTAATGAGAGCTCACTAGCCCTCAAAGTCTCAAACTCAGTGGCATACACAAGCAGCCACTATAGCAAGAGACAATATATAATATGCCAACTCCCCTCCTCGCTATTATGCTTTCATGTGTCCATGTGTGTTTCACCTTCTAACAAATTTTCAGCGCATGCCCTACCAATATCTGAAAATCTTCCATTATCTAACACCATCTTATTTAATGGCCCTATGTATGGCTACCAATTTATATATGTCCAGTTGATTATCTACCATCATGGTTGTCATGTTACCCCTTTAAGAAAAGGATAGAGTTTCCACAGTCCCTCCACAAATCAACCCTTGAATTCTCTTCAAAATTATCATTTTCTCTGATCTCCAATGACTGCGATCAACACTCCTAAAATGTTCTCCAGTCTTCAACGATTGCACGAGTTCTTGACTTGTTATGAATCACAATGAGAGTGGAAGAGAAGACAAACATTGTCAGGCTCTTTCTGTAAATTCTGTTTACCAGTATGGTCTTCATCAAAACCATTTTCTTTCTTCTGTTCCAGCATTTTGTTATAACATCTTGTAATGCAGTTATAGGTCATCACCACACTCCTCATCACTCTTTATTAAGAGATAAGGCTGCTCTTCTACAGCTCAAGAAGGCCATTACATATGATCCAAATTCCACTCTAGCTAATTGGAATGAAGGTACTGATGTTTGCAACTTCACCGGTGTAGGCTGCAACAAACAGCGTCATCGTGTAACTGAACTCCTTCTGCATGATCATAAGCTTGTAGGGAAGCTTTCACCTATCATTTCAAATCTAACCGGCCTTCGTTACTTGGAGCTTGTAGGCAATCACTTTTACGGAACTCTCCCTCCTGAAATTTCCTTGCTCAGACGCCTGCATCATTTACGGATTGAGGGGAACAACTTTCCTGGTTCTATACCAGATTCCTTAGTCCTTCCTTCACAACTCACTGTTGTTACTCTTTTGCAAAACAATTTCTCTGGTGCAGTTCCACCTGCACTCTTCTCCAACTGCTCTGTCTTAAGGGTTTTGGATATTTCCAACAACTTTCTTTCAGGAAAAATTCCAAGAGAAATCGGGAATTGTCCAAACCTATGGACCCTCAATTTATACAACAATCAATTCACTGGAGAAATTCCTTTCTCTTTGACTAATACCTCGTTGGTCAATCTAGACGTCGAGTTCAATCATCTTTCTGGTGAATTGCCCGTCAAACTTGTGGAGAACTTGCCTCACATTCTGTATCTTCACTTGTCAAACAATGACATGGTAAGCCATGATGGAAACACCAATCTCGATCCATTCTTCACTGCCCTTGCAAATTGCACTAGTCTAGAGGAGCTTGAACTGGCGAGTATGGGACTCGGAGGAACATTACCTAGTTCCATTGGAGGACTTGGTGTCAACTTTACAAATCTGTTGCTGCAAGAAAACCAACTGATTGGATCAGTTCCTTCAAATATAGGTAACATATCTAAGCTTGTGGTCCTGAATTTGACCTCCAATCTTATGAATGGAACAATTTCAGCAAACATAAGTCACTTGTCACACTTGGAACAGCTTTTCTTATCTCACAACTTTTTCACCAGCACCATACCAGAAGCACTTGGCCATCTTCCTCACCTAGGCCTGCTTGATCTGTCTCATAATTCGTTCTTCGGAAATATTCCAAGCAGTCTAGGAAATTTAGCCAGGCTGAATTATCTGTTCCTCAACAACAACCTCCTATCTGGAACCATCCCTCCCGCATTAGGACGCTGCACAGAACTGTACAGGCTTGACTTATCATTCAACAGATTGGCAGGGTTAATCCCCCCGGAATTATCAGGTTTGAGTGAGATCAGAATTTTCATAAACCTCTCACACAATCATCTTGAAGGGTCTATACCGATTGAGCTCAGCAAGCTAGAAGATGTTCAAGAGATGGATCTCTCATCAAATAACCTGAGTGGGAGTATCTTTCCACAGATATCAAGCTGTATCGCATTGACTCTGATAAACTTCTCACACAATGCTTTGGAAGGGAGCCTCCCAGATTCCATAGGTGAGCTAAAGAACCTTGTGTCTTTTGATGTTTCAGATAACCACCTGTCCGGAAAGATTCCGATGAGCCTCAACAAGAGTCGGACACTCACATATCTAAATCTTTCATATAATGACTTCGAAGGAAAGGTTCCTTATGGTGGCATATTTGAATTAGTGTCAGATACCTCTTTCTTGGGCAACAAGCATCTTTGTGGAAAACTTGCTGCGAAACATGTTTGCCCTCGGACAAAGCATTTGTTTCGTTCTCGTATATTCTTAATAATATTCGTCATAGTGATATTCATTTCAACATCCTTATCAATCATATGTTGTGTGATTGCGTTCCGCCGCGTTAAGGTATTGGTTTCACCCCAGAAGGCTGCAACTGTAAAGAAGCCAACACAACCTGAAGTGATTCTGAATTTCCCAAGAGTTACATACCGAGATTTGTCAGAGGCCACCGGTGGATTTGATGATCAGAGACTGATTGGGACGGGGAGCTATGGACGAGTCTACAGGGGAGTTCTTCCAGATGGGACAACCATAGCAGTCAAGGTGTTACATTTACAATCTGGAAATTCAACAAAGAGTTTTAACAGAGAATGCCAAGTCTTAAGGAGAATAAGGCACAGGAATCTTATAAGGATCATAACAGCGTGCAGTCTACCAGATTTCAAGGCTATTGTTCTTCCTTATATGGCAAATGGTAGCTTGGATAGTCGTCTCTATCCACATTCACAGGCCGGTCTAGGTTCAGGCTCTTCTGATCTGAGTCTCATTCAGAGGGTCAATATTTGTAGTGACATTGCGGAAGGGATGGCCTATCTTCATCATTACTCTCCGGTCAGAGTTATACACTGTGACCTGAAACCAAGCAATGTTCTTCTCAACGATGACATGACTGCTTTAGTTTCTGACTTTGGGATTGCAAGATTAGTGATAGCCGGAGGAGCAGGAGGAGGAAATGCAGCTGGTCTTGAGAACATGGGGAACTCTACTGCTAATATATTATGTGGATCTATTGGATACATAGCACCAGGTAAAGAACTATCCCTCCTCTCTCTAAGCATTGTAAACCAAACATACTTATCAAAACAAGCAATGCAATCCAAGTACTTAATGGGGTCCAAAATGCAGCTGCATGATAACCACGTACCATTTCTTTTTTTTCTCCATTGATAAAGTTATCATACACTCAATTTCTTGTATGCAGAGTATGGGTTTGGATCAAGCACATCTACAAAAGGCGATGTATACAGCTTCGGAGTTCTGGTTCTAGAAATGGTGACAAGAAAAAGGCCAATAGATGACATGTTTGTTGGGGGACTAAGCCTGCACAGCTGGGTAAAGAACCATTATCATGGAAGGATTGACAAAGTGGTCGACTCTTCCTTGTTGAGAGCTTCTAGAGATCAGTCACCTGAGGTGAAAAAGATGTGGGATGTTGCCATAGAAGAAATGATAGAGTTGGGTATTCTTTGCACTCAAGAGTCCCCTTCGACTAGGCCTACAATGGTCGATGCTGCAGATGATTTGGATCGGCTGAAGAGATATCTTGGTGGGGATACTACTGCGACATTTGCCTCTTCATTAGGAATTTCTTCATCTACCATAGACGACGACTAGCATCAAAACTTGTAACTTCTGTACAAAAATGGAGATGCTGTGTCATTTACTTTTATCACGAATATTAACTTATGACGACTGCGTAAAATTATCTTGCAAACTGCATAGAATCTAGGGGTGTGCATAAAGCCCGTTGGAGAGAAAAAGCCCGATCCGGACCGGCCGGCTCGACCGGGTCGGGCCGGGCTTTTTACTGGTCCCTATTATGTTTATTGGCGGTACGGGCCAGGCCCGTTTATAACCGGTCCGGGCCTGGGCCTTGTTTTTGGAAACGAAAAAATGCCCGAAAGCCCGACTAATATACATGTCATACTTCTATTGGGTGTTTCTAAGGATCTACGATAATAGAATGAGCTCAACCACACAGGATTTGTGGTCAAACACCTAACTAAATTGAGAGGGTCAAAATCTCTCAGAGTCTCAATCTCGCTCTCGCACTCTCGCTCTCGCACACTCGCGCTCGCACACTCTCGCTGTCTCAGACTCTCTCAGTCTCGCACAGTCGCACCCTCGCACACACACTACTTCACCAGAAAGCAGCTNNNNNNNNNNNNNNNNNNNNTCTCTCTCTCTCTCTCTCTCTCTCTCTCTCTCTCTCTCTCTCTTCGTAGTTCTTATTCGCTATTCTGAATTTGAGATTGGCTTTGATTCTAATCTGGGTTCTTGTTTCTTGTTTTGATCGACTCTTCTGGAGAAGATGATTTACAGAAAGTAAGGCTCTTCCTGGAATTAGGGTTTCGTTGCTCTTCGGCCTCTTCCTGGTTCGAGTTTTCCAACGAGTTCTCTTGGTATGGTTTCCTTCCTCTTTTCCGACGAATTTTCCTTTATTTTCTCAGTTTATATAGATGGTGATGGTGATTGAAGTTTAGATTGAAGTTTATTGACTTTAGTTGAACTATTGAAGTGTTTCTCTGCCCTTGACTGGTTTTGTTAAAGTGTTGAATGACTTGAATCTGTGTAGTTGGTTTTGCTTTTTTGGTTTTAAACTGTGAGTAATCACTATAATTGTGATTTTGTTAATAATTGTGAACTGTGAGTATATGGATATGTGAATAATTGTGATTTTGTGCACTATGAGTTTGTATCTTCATGACTTCATTGTTGTTTGGTTGCAACAAAGGGTTTAGTCTAAACTCTAAACTCTAAACCGTTTAGATGTCGACGTCCTCTTCATCATATGGCTGCTATTCAATCGATTCTGATTCAGAGACTGAGTATTACGAGTCAAGCAAAGAAATTGAAGTACCAGCTAAGACCAGGGATGATTTGGTTGCAGCAGAGGCTGAGAACAAGGAGACAGAACCAGAAGCTCCAATTGTAGTTGAAGCTCCAACAGCAACTGAGGTTTCGCGGGGTGCACCGAGAAAAAGAAGAAGAGGTTCTTTTTCAACTCAGCCTAAGGTTTCTAAACTGACTTCATATGTGTGGGAGAACTTTACGAAGTATGACAGAGAGCTCTTTACTACTCGAGATGGGAAGAAAGTAAAAGC of the Fragaria vesca subsp. vesca linkage group LG6, FraVesHawaii_1.0, whole genome shotgun sequence genome contains:
- the LOC101309373 gene encoding putative leucine-rich repeat receptor-like serine/threonine-protein kinase At2g24130-like, producing the protein MVFIKTIFFLLFQHFVITSCNAVIGHHHTPHHSLLRDKAALLQLKKAITYDPNSTLANWNEGTDVCNFTGVGCNKQRHRVTELLLHDHKLVGKLSPIISNLTGLRYLELVGNHFYGTLPPEISLLRRLHHLRIEGNNFPGSIPDSLVLPSQLTVVTLLQNNFSGAVPPALFSNCSVLRVLDISNNFLSGKIPREIGNCPNLWTLNLYNNQFTGEIPFSLTNTSLVNLDVEFNHLSGELPVKLVENLPHILYLHLSNNDMVSHDGNTNLDPFFTALANCTSLEELELASMGLGGTLPSSIGGLGVNFTNLLLQENQLIGSVPSNIGNISKLVVLNLTSNLMNGTISANISHLSHLEQLFLSHNFFTSTIPEALGHLPHLGLLDLSHNSFFGNIPSSLGNLARLNYLFLNNNLLSGTIPPALGRCTELYRLDLSFNRLAGLIPPELSGLSEIRIFINLSHNHLEGSIPIELSKLEDVQEMDLSSNNLSGSIFPQISSCIALTLINFSHNALEGSLPDSIGELKNLVSFDVSDNHLSGKIPMSLNKSRTLTYLNLSYNDFEGKVPYGGIFELVSDTSFLGNKHLCGKLAAKHVCPRTKHLFRSRIFLIIFVIVIFISTSLSIICCVIAFRRVKVLVSPQKAATVKKPTQPEVILNFPRVTYRDLSEATGGFDDQRLIGTGSYGRVYRGVLPDGTTIAVKVLHLQSGNSTKSFNRECQVLRRIRHRNLIRIITACSLPDFKAIVLPYMANGSLDSRLYPHSQAGLGSGSSDLSLIQRVNICSDIAEGMAYLHHYSPVRVIHCDLKPSNVLLNDDMTALVSDFGIARLVIAGGAGGGNAAGLENMGNSTANILCGSIGYIAPDDMFVGGLSLHSWVKNHYHGRIDKVVDSSLLRASRDQSPEVKKMWDVAIEEMIELGILCTQESPSTRPTMVDAADDLDRLKRYLGGDTTATFASSLGISSSTIDDD